In the Silvanigrella aquatica genome, AATGAATAACTTTATTCAATATGCCAACAATTCATGGGTCATGATTTTTGAAAATCATTTAACAAATAATTTGCTTTCTTCTTATGTATATAAAAATTTAAATGCAAATTTAGATAAAAAATACTCTTTTGGTTTGGATACTTCATTTGGTAATAATGGGTTTTTTAGTATCGATATTCCAACTTTAGTCGTCTTTGATGCTCGCATTATATTAAATTCAAATAATGAGCTAAGTATATCAAATACATATATAGATAAAAAAGTTTTTAATTTTAATTTAGGAAAATTAGATCCGAATAATCCGCAAGCAAGTATAATTAAAATTTTAGCAAAATTAGGCGATGCGAATTTAGAAATTAAGGGTATGCAGTCTATTATGCTTAGCGACAATTCTACAATACTTGCCTACGCTTACAATAGATCTCCTTTATATTTAGTAAAATATAAAGCTTCCGGGGAAATTGATACTTCATTTGGAACTCAAGGAACTATCACTTATTCTTTAAATCAAGATCAATATATGTATATAGACTCACTTCAGATTAAAAAACTAGCTAATGATAATTTTATTATACAAGTTGCAGCGTATAATGGTAGGAATTACGATATACTAATGGGCTACTATATTAAATTTTTAGCAAATGGAGCTGTCGACATTTCTTTTGGGAAAAACGGAGTGACCAATACGATTTCATTACCCCATAAAAATTCATCTATTTCTGATTTTATTATTTTAAAAGACTCTTCATTAGCAAATATTTCATATTCTACTTTGTCTCATAATCATCAAGTTATTATTGTAAAAAATAAGGCAGATGGTTCCTTAGATACGGCATTTGCTAAAAATGGAGTTTTTACAGAAATTTTAACAACTGCTAGCTCAGATGATGATTCTTATGATTCTAATATTGTAGAAGGAACAAATGGTTCTCTTATTTATGCTGTTGATTCTGAAAAGTGTCCTTATATCTCAAAATTAAATAATTTAGGAGCATATGATAAAACTTATAAATCAAATATTCAAAATTCTTTGATATGTAATACTTTACTTGGTTTACTTAGAATAAAAACTTTATCCGATGGAACTTTGAACGGGACAGGTGCTATTATGGATAGTACAAATCCCGATATATTTAAACTTATTTTAATTAAAATTAAACCAGACGGTACTTTTGATCAATCATTTGCTGAAAATGGAATTTATATTGACAATATAAGTAAGAATAAGGAATATGGGTTAGATTTTGTTCTTACTAGTGATAATAAAATGTATTTAATTGGAGCGGATAGCGTTTCAAGTAAAATTTTAGTGTCTAGATATAATTTATAAAATAATTTAATTTTAGTATTTTTATTTTTTGAAATGAGAGGTGAATTAAGGTTAAATCGTTTTTTATATGCCAATTAATTCTTAATTAATGGGTTATTTATGTTTAATTTATTTAATAAAATATAATTTAAAATTTTACTTGATATTTTATTAAAAAATCTAATAACTTCCCATTTAAAAAATAATACAAAAATTTGTGAAAAAAATTTCTAGATGTATAATCTCTTTTTCTATATTGTAATGACCACATAAGTTATGCTCTTAAAAATTGCAATTTTTGTCGAAATTTTTTAATATTACAAATTATTTAAAAGATTATTAAATCCTCAATTATAAAGGGATAAATATGGAAAGAAAATTTTATATTATTTTAATTTTTATTCTTAATATAATTTTTTGTATTAAGTTATACGCAAGAGAAAAAACTTATATAATTTGTACAAATATATATAAGCATTGGTATTGGCTAAAAGATGATAATGATGAATATGTAGAAGTTAGTGGTACATGGAGTATTTGGAATAAATCGAAGAAAAATTCTAAATATTCTATGGAATTTTCATTTAAATACTTTTTACTTGAGAATTCCTATGAATTATTTCCTGTTTTAAAAGAAAATTGTCAAAAAAAATTTGGAATTGATTACTTCATTCCGCAGCCAGCTGAATCAATAAATTCAAGCTGGAACTTATTTGCGCTTAGTTCGGATGAATTTATAGGCGGTTTCGTTGATATGAGCCAAAATATTTCTGTGTATGAAGGATTTTATAAGAATAAAAATTTTTCACGTGCTAAAGTATACTTTTTAAAAGGAAATAATTATCTTGATATAATGAAATCAAATTACATATTAGAGTACATATCTCATAATTTAAGGTATTGAATTTTTAATTTATGTTCTAGTATTAATAATTTGATATTTTTTTATCTAATAATCTTATCGTCAAAGCAATAAAATATCCAGTACTTATAGTTTATTATGTGAATTTTATTTTAATTATTGACTATTTAAAGATCATCAATTAGCTATGAGTGTTTTGATTTGGCCATTATGTTCTATGGGGGGCTCATGTTTTTAAAAGAAAAACTGATATATTTTAAGAAAATTATTTGTATAATGACTTTTTGTTCGTTTATTTTTGCAAATAAAGCATTTGCAGGAAAAAATTTAGGTCAATATTTTGGAGAATATTTTCATTTTTTTAACTCTGGTGAATACTATACATCTGAAGAGGGATTTGAAGAAAATGACATAAATCAGTTTTTAGAGCATCAGGTTACTATGGGCGATTATGGGTATATTGATGATCACCTAGCATTTGAAAACCCCAATTTTTATGATGAATTATCTTTAGTTTCTAGCGACAGTAACTTATTTGTATTTATACTAGGAAAGGATGACATACTTGAGTTCAGTAAAAATATTTATTCGAAATTAATGAAGGAAAATCCTGATAAATCTAATAAAACGGGATTAGATAGAAAAGTAAATTATATTACACTGTCTGAATTGCTTCAAAATAGAGTAAAAGTTATTTTATCTGAAAAAGTTTATATGAGTGATATTTATTCAAGTTTATTAATATTACCTGATATCGAAAGTCTTTCTTATTTACATACAAAAGATTTAATTCTCAATCAAGATAATTTAGGTTTATTTAATAAGATATTAAGTATTTCTAGGAAATATATAATTCCTTCTGTTATGTATAAAGTGTATAAAATTGATAACCAAATGTATGAAAAATTTGATAGACAAAAAAAAGATGAATTTGGTAATAATTTGGTTAATTTAATTAAGATTTCAGAAGAATTGTCTAAAAAGCAAGGAAATTTATTAAAATACAATGACTTTAAAAGTTTTTTGGATAATAATATTGAATTAAAGATGAAAATTTTTAATTCAATTTATAAATCAAATTCAAATACCTAAAGGAGAGCGAATTAGTTCTTGAAGCTTGCAAGAAATAAACGCTTTGATACGCTTTTAGTCAAAGTTTCAACTATAGGATTTATTTCAAATCACACCCAAATATCAAGATCTAAAAAAATCATTCCTTTTAACAAAATTTTAAAATCATAGCGAATAAAACATAATCATAAAAAAATAATTTTAAAAATTTATAAAAAAACCAAACAACATCAAATTGAAATTTTCAATTTCAATTTTTTTGTTACCTTCGAATATTTGTAGTTTTTATTTTAAAAATGTTATATTCGGCCTTGTTTATTTTTAAACTTCAAAATCGGAGGTCAATGAAAGTTTCTAGTTACTTTGTAGGTTTCGCATAGATATACATGTTGATAGGGTTAGCTGATTTCAGATAATTGATAGAATTTATATTTAATTTTATCAAATTTTGTTTCCTAAATTTAGGTGAGCTTATTTTATAACAAGGAGTTAGGATATAATGAAATTTAAAGCAATGGCGTCTGCTCTTATTGGATTTGTTGTGTTACCTTCAATCGCGTTTGCGCAAAACGTAAAATATGAATTAGATCCTGTTCATACCAATGTCGGATTTGGAGTTCGGCATTTAGGAATAAATACGGTTAAAGGGGAATTTAAAAAGTTTTCAGGAACAATAGAATATGATCCGAAAAATCCAACTAAAATAAAAGTTGTTGCTGAAATTGACGCAAGTTCTTTAGATACGGGCAATGAAAAAAGAGATGAGCATGTAAAATCTCCTGATTTTTTAGATGTGGCAAAATTTCAAAAAATTACCTTTGTTTCAAAAAGTGCAAAGCCTAATGGTAAAAATGCAATGAAAGTAACAGGAGATCTGACTATTCATGGTGTAACCAAGACAGTTGTTCTTGATATTACAGATATTGCAGGCCCTGGTCTGAATCCGCTTGATAAAAAGCAACATCTTGGTGCTTCTGCCTCTATTAAAATTGTAAGGCAGGATTATGGTATTACGTGGAACGGTAATGGGATGACAGGAATTGCAGGAGAAGCCGCAGTAGGTAATGATGTAAAAATTCAAATTGATATGGATTCTGTGGGTGAGGTTGCCGCAGGTGCCAAGAAATAAATTTATTTCATAGGCATAAAAATTTTTGAATTGTAAATATTTTAAATAAAAATCTGAGAAGCTTTATTCTGTTCTCGGATTTTTCATACTTAATAAAAAATATTTATTGAAATCATAATTAAAAATTTTATAAAATAAAATTTTTAATGTTCAATTCTCACAACTTCATTGACATTTTCAATAGGAATAATGAAAAAAGGGCGTTCTTGTTTTTCAATTAATTTAATAATATGTTCTTTTTCTATCTGATAATTGCGCAAGGGAATATATATTTTTTCAAAACCTAATTTTTGAGCTTCTTGAATACGTGTTAAAGCATGACTCACCATGCGGACTTCGCCAGAGAGTCCCACTTCGCCAAAAAACGCAGTTTTAGAAGGTAAAGGTTTGCCAAATAAACTAGAAGCCACGGCCGCAGCTGTTGCTAAATCAATTGCTGTTTCATAAATTTTAAAACCGCCTGTTACGTTTGCGTAGACATCGACATTAGATAAATAAAGACCCGCCCTTTTTTCAAGAACGGCTAATAGAATGGTGAAGCGGTTGGTATCAAAACCTGTGGCGAGACGTCGTGGTGAAGCGAAAGATGTCTTGCCAACAAGAACTTGAACTTCAATTAAAATAGGGCGTGTTCCTTCCATGCTCACCGAAATAGCAGCTCCTTCGCAATCCTTTTTATTTTCATCTAAAAATACTGCGCTTGGATTGGGAATGTCGACGAGACCATGTCCCTGCATAGCAAAAACACCAATTTCTCCGGTGGAACCAAATCGATTTTTATTTGCACGCAATATGCGATAGCCACTGGAAGTGTCGCCTTCTAGGTGCATGACGGTATCCACCAAATGTTCTAAAACTTTAGGACCCGCAATGGCTCCGTCTTTTGTAACGTGGCCAATAACAAATGTAGAAATATTTTGACTTTTTGCTGTTTGCATAATGAGGTTGGCGCATTCGCGAATTTGACTGACGTTGCCGGGACTTCCAGGTAATTCGGGATTATAAACCGTTTGTATGGAGTCGATTACCAAAACGTGGGGGCGTGTTTGTTTTGCGGCTTCTAAAATGGATAAAATATTCGTTTCATTTGTGACTAAAATATTCATATTCAGTGAGCCTAATCTTTCGGCACGTAATTTTATTTGTGTGCAGCTTTCTTCGCCGCTGGCATATAAAACTTTAAATCCACGTTGTGCTAATCCGTTGAGAGCTTGTAATAATAAAGTTGATTTTCCAATACCTGGGTCACCGCTCAAAAGAACGA is a window encoding:
- a CDS encoding YceI family protein; this encodes MKFKAMASALIGFVVLPSIAFAQNVKYELDPVHTNVGFGVRHLGINTVKGEFKKFSGTIEYDPKNPTKIKVVAEIDASSLDTGNEKRDEHVKSPDFLDVAKFQKITFVSKSAKPNGKNAMKVTGDLTIHGVTKTVVLDITDIAGPGLNPLDKKQHLGASASIKIVRQDYGITWNGNGMTGIAGEAAVGNDVKIQIDMDSVGEVAAGAKK
- the radA gene encoding DNA repair protein RadA, yielding MKNSLKQIFICTSCGSVHPKWLGKCPDCDAWNSIHEETVSKSQHQNYQQGQKAEVVPLPKILEKEEKRIFCGVPELDRVLGGGLVTGSLVLLSGDPGIGKSTLLLQALNGLAQRGFKVLYASGEESCTQIKLRAERLGSLNMNILVTNETNILSILEAAKQTRPHVLVIDSIQTVYNPELPGSPGNVSQIRECANLIMQTAKSQNISTFVIGHVTKDGAIAGPKVLEHLVDTVMHLEGDTSSGYRILRANKNRFGSTGEIGVFAMQGHGLVDIPNPSAVFLDENKKDCEGAAISVSMEGTRPILIEVQVLVGKTSFASPRRLATGFDTNRFTILLAVLEKRAGLYLSNVDVYANVTGGFKIYETAIDLATAAAVASSLFGKPLPSKTAFFGEVGLSGEVRMVSHALTRIQEAQKLGFEKIYIPLRNYQIEKEHIIKLIEKQERPFFIIPIENVNEVVRIEH